One stretch of Zhihengliuella flava DNA includes these proteins:
- a CDS encoding EamA family transporter: MGEARLVGRGEHGVVHAAAGPERAAPTRPAAGSESVPPSRAARGSAVGYGLALFSAMVFATSGSLAKPLLEAGWSSGATVGARMLGAAVLLLVPTLWVLRGRWRSVAENWKPIGLFGLFGVAICQFSYFQAVQYLEVSVALLLEYLAPILIVLGTWAVTRRSPRLLTILGALTAIAGLILVLDLTGATGIDPVGVLWGLAAAVGLAVFFVISAQQNDTLHPLVLTTFGLAVGASLMFGLGALGILPMHASFGRVTFAGFEAPWWGALGGLVIIAAVLAYLSGILAARALGATMASFIGLTEVVFAVVWAWLLLGEMPAPIQLLGGVGIVAGVVLVRTDEIRNARRLMARRAEPALPAEPQ; the protein is encoded by the coding sequence ATGGGCGAGGCGCGGTTGGTCGGGCGCGGTGAACACGGCGTCGTTCACGCCGCAGCGGGCCCGGAACGCGCGGCGCCGACCCGCCCCGCGGCGGGCAGCGAGAGCGTACCGCCTAGCCGTGCGGCACGCGGGTCCGCCGTCGGGTACGGCCTAGCCCTGTTCAGCGCCATGGTCTTCGCCACCAGCGGTTCGCTGGCCAAGCCCCTGCTGGAAGCGGGGTGGTCCAGCGGGGCCACGGTGGGCGCCCGGATGCTCGGCGCCGCCGTCCTTCTCTTGGTGCCCACGCTCTGGGTGTTGCGTGGCCGGTGGCGCAGTGTGGCCGAGAACTGGAAGCCCATCGGCCTGTTCGGCCTCTTTGGGGTGGCGATCTGCCAGTTCTCCTACTTCCAAGCCGTCCAGTACTTAGAGGTCTCCGTGGCGCTCCTGCTGGAATACTTGGCCCCGATCCTCATTGTTCTCGGGACGTGGGCCGTCACGCGGCGCAGCCCGCGGCTGCTGACCATCCTCGGAGCGCTGACGGCCATCGCCGGCCTCATCCTCGTCCTCGACCTCACCGGCGCGACGGGAATCGATCCGGTGGGCGTCCTGTGGGGGCTCGCCGCCGCCGTGGGGCTGGCCGTGTTCTTCGTCATCAGCGCCCAGCAGAACGACACCCTGCATCCGCTGGTGCTCACCACCTTTGGGCTCGCCGTGGGAGCCAGCCTCATGTTTGGCCTCGGCGCCCTCGGTATTCTGCCGATGCACGCGAGCTTCGGCCGGGTGACCTTCGCGGGGTTCGAGGCGCCGTGGTGGGGAGCCCTCGGTGGCCTGGTGATCATCGCCGCCGTGCTCGCCTACCTCTCCGGCATTCTGGCCGCCCGCGCGCTCGGCGCCACGATGGCGTCCTTCATCGGCCTGACCGAGGTGGTCTTCGCCGTCGTCTGGGCCTGGTTGCTGCTGGGGGAGATGCCGGCCCCCATCCAGTTGCTCGGCGGCGTCGGGATCGTCGCCGGCGTCGTGCTGGTTCGCACTGACGAGATCCGGAACGCCCGCCGGCTCATGGCCCGCCGGGCCGAGCCGGCGCTACCGGCCGAACCGCAGTAG